A region from the Triticum aestivum cultivar Chinese Spring chromosome 3D, IWGSC CS RefSeq v2.1, whole genome shotgun sequence genome encodes:
- the LOC123074151 gene encoding 17.5 kDa class II heat shock protein-like, translating into MAGMMFGLDAPMMTALQHLLDIPDGETGAPGGEKQGPTRAYVRDARAMAATPADVKELPGAYAFVVDMPGLGSGDIKVQVEDERVLVISGERRREEKEDAKYLRMERRMGKLMRKFVLPENADMEKISAACRDGVLTVTVEKLPPPEPKKPKTIQVQVA; encoded by the coding sequence ATGGCGGGCATGATGTTCGGCTTGGATGCCCCGATGATGACCGCGCTGCAGCACCTGCTGGACATCCCGGACGGCGAGACCGGTGCCCCCGGCGGCGAGAAGCAGGGCCCGACGCGCGCCTACGTCCGCGACGCGCGCGCCATGGCGGCCACCCCCGCCGACGTGAAGGAGCTGCCGGGCGCGTACGCGTTCGTGGTGGACATGCCGGGGCTGGGGTCCGGCGACATCAAGGTGCAGGTGGAGGACGAGCGGGTGCTGGTCATCAGCGGGGAGCGGCggagggaggagaaggaggacgCCAAGTACCTGCGGATGGAGCGCCGCATGGGCAAGCTGATGCGCAAGTTCGTGCTGCCAGAGAACGCCGACATGGAGAAGATCTCCGCCGCGTGCCGCGACGGCGTGCTCACCGTCACCGTCGAGAAGCTGCCGCCGCCCGAGCCAAAGAAGCCGAAGACCATCCAGGTCCAGGTCGCCTGA